One Candidatus Micrarchaeota archaeon genomic window, TCATGGGCGAGAGGAGGGTATTGGCACTGAAGAAGAAAATAAAGGGTTTCGGAAGGCTAGTCACATCCGATGTCATGAGGCAGCTAAAAAAAGCTGGCGTAAAGGACAAGATGCCCGTTTATAAGGAGGCGATGCCGTTCGCCCTTCCGATATTCGTTGCGGTGATATTCACGCTGCTGTTCGGCAACATGATATTCATCGCACTTGGAATATGATTTTTCCTAGACTGACAGTTTGCCTGCAGCTTCAAGGGCCGCTGCACGCATGTCCTTTGACCCTGTTATTCCCCTTCCTACTATTGCATGCCAGTTCGGTCCAGCTACTTTTAATGCATCTTCTATGTTGCCGCCCTGCTTTATGAGCCCGGGCGAAAAGAATACTGGTGCTTCTTTAGACACCTCTGCAACCATTGGCTTGAGCATTGAATAATAATGTTCTATCCTTTCGACCTTGTTTCCCGGCACTACGAAATTTACAACCCCTTTACTTGCGCCGAGCTCGTATATCTCATCCAGCGCCTCATCCGCAACGTAACCTCCTTCGCTCCTCTTAAATTTTTCGTGTGTCATCTCGCCGCCGATTATGGGCGTGATTCCACATTCCTCACACGCGTTTACAAATGCGGCCAAAGTTCTTGGGCCTGTCAAGGGGAAACCTATAATCGCGGAAACTCCTGCGCGCTCAATCATCTGCACCCTGCCTTTCTGGGTATCTGGTATGTCTGTCGCAGCCTTTTGTGCATCGTATATCAGGGGCTTTTCTGTAATCTCCCTTGCAACCCTCACGATGTTGCGAAGCCCCTCCTGCTCAGCCAGAGTGACATCTATCTTGTATCCTCCAATACCTTCTATTCCTGATGTCTGCCTCAATATGTCCTTGAGCCTGCCCATCGACTCCACGTCGCAATCAACTATAATGCTCCTTCTTCTTTGAATTATCCCCATCTAATCCTCGCTAAAATTGTATTTCGCACCGTTAATATAAATAGCATGGTTATGCAAAGACTTTTTAAATTTCACTGCTTTACTGATTAAGGTGCAATGAATGGATTACGTTAGGACATACATAAAGAAATACTGGGGCATAGCCTACAGGAGGACGCTAGGCATAGCGCTTGTAACGATGGCGATAATACTCTCAATGGGGCTGACGTTCACGGTGCTGAGGCAGTCGTTCGCGGTCAACAACTACATCGGCTATATGCTGTTCTGGTTCCTGCTGATGCTGATAGGCATAGTCACGTTCCTGTCCAACTTCCTGCATTCTCACATATCATCCACTAAGATGATGACCGAGGAGGAGCACAAGCTGCACTCCAAATACATGGCGATATGGATGATGTCCATCGTCGGCGGCGTGATCGCGTTCCTGATCCCGCTGTTTTTCGTGGGCTCTTACGTTGCGGCTCCGTTGTTCCTGCTGTTCACCTTCGGCGGCGTTCTTCTCGTTCTTTACGCTTCCATCCTTGCGATATTCAGGCATCACTACGGAGAGCTCGTCATAGGCGCAGCGGCCTTGTGGATAATGTTCTTGTTCGGGCTCTCGCAGCTCGGGAGCTCCGGGCTTAACTATGCGGGCAGCGCGAACTTTTCCATATACTATACAATACTCTCTTTCACGGTAGTGTCTGGATTCGTGGGAATAGCCCTGCTCATAAATTCTTCGCGCGAATCCCTTGACGAATTGATGAGGAAGGTAGCCCCATCTGCGCGCCGCCAGAGGAGAAGGCGCAGGGCTTCAGGGTAGTCAGCTGAATTCGGCCGTGATCTCGGCATTGGATGCCAATGATAAGATGGTGTTCTGCGATGCCGCGTTTAGCACGTTCGAGCCCTGCGAGTTTATTGACCATGAGCTAAAGGCCATGCCCTCCTGCGGCTGGGCGAATATCACATAGTTTCCCGGTGGCAGGTAGGCCGAGGTGCCGTTGAAATAGCTCATGCCGTTGAGCACTATGTTGCCCCTTGGGCTTGTTATGAATGTAACGTAGTCGAAATTGACCCCTGTCGGGGAAACGGACTGTATGGAGTATCCGGAGGACCTGTATAGGCCCTGGCCGCATGATGCCGCGTTGTCGGTTGTGCATATCTTGTAGTTCAGCACGAAATAAACCATCTGCTGGGACCCAGCCTTCGGCTTGGATTTTCCGGAAATCGCGACGCTGCAGAGGACCTGGGACCCCTCGCTGGCGAAATCCGGGCTGCAGTCGCCGAAGCTGTATGAGGTTGCGCTTCCAAGGCTGGACATCGTGGCGTTTATTGAATTCGAGGGGAAGTAGAGCACCTGGCCAAGCTGGTTGGAAAAGACTATGTAATACTGCATGGGGCTTACCGCATTGTAGGAGAGCAGCGAATCCGCACAGGGGAGTAGCGGCTGTATGCTGCACGACGACTGCACATAGCTAAGCGGGGCCCTTGAGCCTGTTATGAGTATGACCATGACTATGAACAGGGATATGAGTATTATTGCCCATGAATAGGTAACCATGAATTCAATGGCCGACTGCTGCTTCATCTCCATCTGCACTTTATTGGTAGCGTATTTATAAATACAATTACATAAGATTGCGATGGACAAAATAACAGCGCTGCTGAGGCTTACAAGGATAGAGCACAGCATCATGCTAATTATAGCGGTGATAGCTGCAGAGGTGATATCCGGCTACGTGCCCGCGCTTCCTGTCTTTGCCCTCAGCATCATAACGCCCATGTTCATAAGCATGGGCTCGTTCGCCATAAACGACTATTTCGACGTAGAGTCAGACAAGGCGAACAAAAGGCTGGACCGGCCGATAGTGAACGGCTCGATAGGCAAGAAGGAAGCCTATGCCGTGGCGATGTCGTGCTTTGCGGTAGGCGTCCTTGCCAGCATCTTCATAAACGCGGCGGTATTCCTCATAGCACTGGCTTTCGCTGCGCTTGCATACATGTACAGCTATAAGCTGAAGGACATGCTCCTTCTGGGAAACGTCTACATAGCGTTTACTATGGTGATACCTTTCATATACGGCAACTACGTCGTGTCGGCGGGCCTTGGCACCGATATAATACTCATAAGCATAGTGATATTCCTCGCGGGGCTTGCAAGGGAGATACATGGGATGGTCCGGGACTACCAGGGCGACAAAGCTGCACGGAAATCCAAGAACCTGCTTTATCACGTGGGGTCAAAGAGGGCGTCTCAGCTTGCGTTCGTCCTGTACATAGAGGCCGTGCTCGTAAGCATATACATGTTCTTCTTCGCCCCCCCGTTCGCCTACAATGCGGTTTACATAATACCGATAGCAATCACGGATTTCATCCTTGTATACGTGTCTTATGCCTATCTTACGCGCAAGAGCAGCAGAAAATTCTTCAGCTTCACAAGGAACGCGAGCCTCGGCGCGATGGCGCTCGCGCTGATCGCTTTCCTGGCGGCCGCGATCGTTTTTATACAGATATAAGGCACAGCCCCAAATCCGTAAATTTTACTCCACTAATCAGGAATCCACTTATAATAATATATTAGTATGTGTCCATAATATACTATAGAGTATAGTATAGGGTGGTAAATTTGACGACCAAGGGTAAAGAGAAGATGGATATCGTTGTGGTAATGGGTGCCTACCTTCCGATAAGGGACAAGTTTGACGGATACGGGGGCACGGAGCGGGTAGGATCCTTGCTGACCAAGGGATTGGTAAGGAGGGGGCACAACGTCACGCTGATAGCTCCTGAGGGCTCTGACGCTGTTGCAACGAAGCACGTTTCCACGGGCAGGCCGCTGTGGGCTGACGGAAAAGTTGAAATCCCGATTGAAGCCCATAAGAAAGCGGTGAACAGCATACTGGACAAGGTTTATGAGCACAGCAAGCATGCCGACATAGTGCACGGGCACATAGACGAGATGCTTGCAGATCCAAGGCTGAAGTCCGTAAGGACCGTTAACACGGTGCACGGCGACACGGCGTCGGATAACACAAAAAGGCTTTACATAGAATCAAACTACAAGCCGATAATATTCATATCCAAAACCCAGCGGGAGCGCATGACTTCAATCAACCCCGCGGATGCGTACATAGTACACAACGCCGTGAACTTGGACGAATTCAAGCCCTCGTACGACTCGCACAAGTACAGGCCCGGCGACTACATAGTGTACCTTGCAAGGATATCCGAGGAGAAGGGCATGCACGTTGCGCTGGACGTCGCGCATGCAACAAAGACGAACATAGTGACTCTTTACACAATGCCGGATACCCCGAAGGACATGGATTATTACCTGAAGGAGGTAAAGCCGCGCATAGAGAAATACAAGGACGAGATTAAGATAATCGAAAAGGAAAACGCCAAAAGGGCGGTAATAGCGTCATATCTAAAGGGCGCCATGGCGCTGATAGCCCCAAGCGGCTTCCCGCCATCAACGTGGGCAGAGCCGTTCGGGCTAATGGCAGTTGAGGCAAACGCCAGCGGGACCCCTGCAATAGTGGCCAACAAGGGCGGCCTGGCAGAGATAGTCGAGCAGGGCAGAAACGGATTCAAGTGCGACACCAAAGAGGAGATGATCGGCGCGGTAGAGAGGATAAAGGAAATCGCCGGTACTCCGGAAGGGATAAGGCTGAGGGTAGATTCGCGAAACGCGGTGGTGGAGAGGTTCAGCCCCGAAGTGATGGTAAAGAACTACGAGAAGACCTACGTCAAGATACTGGAAAACCCCCTGGGCAGCATGTCCGCATTCGGAGGCTTCCTAAGAAACAAGGTGTCCGGAAGCGGCAAGAACGGCGGCAATACAAAGAATGCAAACGTTTCCAATATGGCAATAATGCTGGGCTTTGCCGCAATGGCAAACGCCACGACTTTGTACGACAATATCCTCAGGATATCGCCGATAACTGAGGGGCTTATTGTAGTTGGGTTATTCGCCGCAACGCTAATGCATTTAAAGAATGCTAATTATAAACATAATGCAAGGGCTATGCCCCTGGCGGCATAAACAAGCTATTTGCATGCAGTATGTGCCGGTTCCTTGGGTTGGCATGCAATTTTATCCGAGGTCATGATACCTTATGGGTTATAAGATAGAACTTGGCAGTCTTACAAGGGAACTTGGCAAACTGAAAAGCAAGGAGGGGTACATTTATGCAGGAAGCCCGAACTTCATCGGGCTTTTCGGAAGGGATTCGCTGATCTCGTCATGGCAGCTGCTGGATTACGATCCCAAAATAGCTAGGGATACGCTCATCGCTCTCTCAAAGATACAGGGCAGGCGCTCTGATAGGAGAACGCAGGAGCAGCCTGGGAAGATACCACACGAATATTACCCAAAGACCACTTCCATTAGATGGTTCAACAGGTACAAGGGGCATGTCGGCTGGCTCAAGATCGGCAGGCCGGAATACCTTTCTGTTGACAGTACACCTCTTTTCATAATAGTGCTCGCCAAGTACTACGAAAAGACCGGCGACAAAAGGACCCTTGCAAGGCTGTGGCCCAGCGCCAGGAGGGCCGCAAACTGGATATCCGATTACGGCATTTACAAGAAATTCGTGAGATACATGTCCGACGGCGGCAAGCTGAAATCGCAGAGCTGGAAGGACGGCATAGGGAAATTGCTTGACGATGCGGTGAGCCCTGTTGCAATTGTCGAGGTGCAGGGCTACTCATACAAGGCGCTCAGCGACATGATGGCCCTGATGCAAGCAATGCGCGACACCAGGGGCGAGAAAGCATTTGCTAAAATGGCCGACGACTTGAGGAGCAACTTCGAAAGCGCATTCTGGATGGAAAAGGGCAAGTTCTACGCCATGGCGATAGAGGGCAACGGCAGGCAGATAAAAACGATAACCAGCAATCCCGGGCATCTCCTTTTCACTGGGATACTGGACGGGAAGAGGGCCGATGCGGTTGCAAGGCGCCTGTTCATGAGGGACATGATGACGCCCTACGGGATAAGGACACAGTCCTCAAGCGACAAGCATTTCAACCAGTACGCGTACCAGCTGGGATCGGTATGGCCACATGACAACTGGATAATCGCTGAAGGGTTAAGGCAAACAGGCCATATAAGGGAGTACAACAGGATACGGGCTTCTATAATAAGGGCTGCACA contains:
- a CDS encoding orotidine 5'-phosphate decarboxylase, with translation MGIIQRRRSIIVDCDVESMGRLKDILRQTSGIEGIGGYKIDVTLAEQEGLRNIVRVAREITEKPLIYDAQKAATDIPDTQKGRVQMIERAGVSAIIGFPLTGPRTLAAFVNACEECGITPIIGGEMTHEKFKRSEGGYVADEALDEIYELGASKGVVNFVVPGNKVERIEHYYSMLKPMVAEVSKEAPVFFSPGLIKQGGNIEDALKVAGPNWHAIVGRGITGSKDMRAAALEAAGKLSV
- a CDS encoding UbiA family prenyltransferase → MDKITALLRLTRIEHSIMLIIAVIAAEVISGYVPALPVFALSIITPMFISMGSFAINDYFDVESDKANKRLDRPIVNGSIGKKEAYAVAMSCFAVGVLASIFINAAVFLIALAFAALAYMYSYKLKDMLLLGNVYIAFTMVIPFIYGNYVVSAGLGTDIILISIVIFLAGLAREIHGMVRDYQGDKAARKSKNLLYHVGSKRASQLAFVLYIEAVLVSIYMFFFAPPFAYNAVYIIPIAITDFILVYVSYAYLTRKSSRKFFSFTRNASLGAMALALIAFLAAAIVFIQI
- a CDS encoding glycosyltransferase; this translates as MTTKGKEKMDIVVVMGAYLPIRDKFDGYGGTERVGSLLTKGLVRRGHNVTLIAPEGSDAVATKHVSTGRPLWADGKVEIPIEAHKKAVNSILDKVYEHSKHADIVHGHIDEMLADPRLKSVRTVNTVHGDTASDNTKRLYIESNYKPIIFISKTQRERMTSINPADAYIVHNAVNLDEFKPSYDSHKYRPGDYIVYLARISEEKGMHVALDVAHATKTNIVTLYTMPDTPKDMDYYLKEVKPRIEKYKDEIKIIEKENAKRAVIASYLKGAMALIAPSGFPPSTWAEPFGLMAVEANASGTPAIVANKGGLAEIVEQGRNGFKCDTKEEMIGAVERIKEIAGTPEGIRLRVDSRNAVVERFSPEVMVKNYEKTYVKILENPLGSMSAFGGFLRNKVSGSGKNGGNTKNANVSNMAIMLGFAAMANATTLYDNILRISPITEGLIVVGLFAATLMHLKNANYKHNARAMPLAA